CACCCTCTTTGAGGCGGGTTATTTTTAAAAGTGCCTCGCTTGGCATTGCAAGCAAACTTTAGGCCAACTGTGGCTTTATAATAATTTCGCCTAGTTACGAGATTACTAAATTTTATGTGTCGCATTTTGCGACACGCTCGCGTCATGCAAATGTCGCAATTTGCGACACTTGTTAATTTTTGCGCCTTTTCGTTTGCTTTAAACCCCGCCTGCATTTTCTTAAGTTACAGTAAGGCGCCTACCATCTAAAATTTATGCTGACAAGGGGATTAAGAAATTGCTTATTACAGTGTCCCCTATAATTTCCCCTATAATTCGCCTTTCATTCCCCGTTCCCTATTCTCTGTTCTTTAAATACCCAGTGAACAGAGAATTAGAAATTAGAAATTTTTAAGTGAGCTTATTCGTAATCAAGTCTAATTTATAATTTCCTATAATTGCGCGCTGTTGACTGATCGTTTCTATATAGGCATATAATATGGTTGTATTATCTACAAAATACGTATAAAATAATACCTTATTATTGGTATTGACATTGGAATTTGTAATGCAACGCGACATTAATCAGCTTTTATTAGAATGGAAAGATGATCCTCGTAGAAGGCCAATTTTATTACGTGGCGCACGTCAAGTCGGGAAGTCTTATACCGTAAGATCCTTCGCAAAAAAGCATTTTTCGAATATCGTCGAGATTGATTTTGAATTGCAGCCACAAATGATGAGCTGTTTCACTACACTCGAGCCCAAAGAAATAAACGATAAGATTTCAATCCTTACCCAGAAAGATATATGCCATGGAGAAACACTGCTTTTTTTTGATGAAATCCAGCAATGCCCGATGGCGATGAAAGCACTGCGATATTACTATGAAAAAATGCCGCAGCTCCATGTTATTGCAGCCGGCTCGCTACTCGAATTCTTGTTGCATACCGAAAAAATAGAAGTACCGGTGGGACGTATTCAATACCTATACATGAAACCGCTTTCTTTTGCGGAATTCTGCGAAGCTACTGGCGAGAGCCGGTTGCGTAAAATGATTGCAGAAGCAGAGTCGCTTAAAGAGATCGGGGTTGCAGTTCATAAGCATGCACTTACAGTTTTAAAAAAATATCTAGTGATCGGCGGCATGCCCAATGTTGTCAATGAATATATCGCCAGCGAAAATTTGCGAAGATGCCAACAAGTACAGTTGTCAATTATCCAGACCTATCGCGATGATTTCGGTAAATACGCCAGCATGGTCAAGCATAAATATCTGCAAGCAATTTTTAGCTCCGTCCCAAAAATGGTCGGCAGAAAATTTAAATATTCACAAGTGGACAACGAGTTCACGTCTCGTGAGCTGAAAAACGCAATTGAGCTACTAGAGCGTGCCGGAGTTGTGCAACGCGTTTATGCAACAAACGGTGATGGTCTGCCGCTAGGTGCAGGAGTGCGCGAGCGGCACTTTAAGGCCATTTTTCTGGACGTTGGATTGATGCAAAACATGTGTGGATATCAAGGTGATATTATAAATGCGCAAGATATATTGAGTATTCATAATGGAGCAGTTGCCGAGCAATTTGTTGGCCAGGAGCTTCTTGCATATCACGATCCTTATCGCCAACCTGCGCTGTATTACTGGATGCGCGAGGCAAAAAACAGCAGCGCAGAAGTTGATTATCTGACCGAATGGGGGTCACATGTTGTTCCGATTGAAGTCAAATCTGGGCCGGGAGGAAAGCTTAAGAGCTTAAAATTGTTTATGGAAAAATTTCAAACGTTAAAAGGTATTGCGGTATCGCAGCGGCAATTTGAGTGTCTTAAAAATTTAACCTTTCTTCCACTCTATGGTCTTAATCTCCTCACTCAGTCAAATAACAATCTACAAGCATTCGAGCATTAAATCCTTAAAAAAACATTGGCAAAACGGGTACGTCATCCGTAAGCTTAAGTTAAGGGGTATGTCATTATCTCGACGAGCCGAAGGTGAGGAGAGATCTTGTCTTACAATTTATACAGAATAGATTTCTCCCTACGGTCGAAATGACAGGAAGGGTGGTCGAAATGACAAGCATTTTACATTTCCACCAAATATATTTGAAACATTCCCTATATGCTTTTACAAACACAAGAGGAGATCAAGAGCCATCTTTTATGGCTCTCACAATAAAAGGTCTCCCCGCGCGCCTAGCTGGTGCTATGTTCTTAAACACCTTAATCTGCAGGAGTTATAAGTGGCTGTATTGTAGCAACTACAGATTGCCAAAATCCCGGTGAAGGTTCTGAAGTTAAACGCTTAAATTCATCAGGTGTGTAAACTAAAATATACAT
This is a stretch of genomic DNA from Deltaproteobacteria bacterium. It encodes these proteins:
- a CDS encoding ATP-binding protein, giving the protein MQRDINQLLLEWKDDPRRRPILLRGARQVGKSYTVRSFAKKHFSNIVEIDFELQPQMMSCFTTLEPKEINDKISILTQKDICHGETLLFFDEIQQCPMAMKALRYYYEKMPQLHVIAAGSLLEFLLHTEKIEVPVGRIQYLYMKPLSFAEFCEATGESRLRKMIAEAESLKEIGVAVHKHALTVLKKYLVIGGMPNVVNEYIASENLRRCQQVQLSIIQTYRDDFGKYASMVKHKYLQAIFSSVPKMVGRKFKYSQVDNEFTSRELKNAIELLERAGVVQRVYATNGDGLPLGAGVRERHFKAIFLDVGLMQNMCGYQGDIINAQDILSIHNGAVAEQFVGQELLAYHDPYRQPALYYWMREAKNSSAEVDYLTEWGSHVVPIEVKSGPGGKLKSLKLFMEKFQTLKGIAVSQRQFECLKNLTFLPLYGLNLLTQSNNNLQAFEH